A segment of the Leptotrichia massiliensis genome:
TGGATTTCACCCAGAAGACACTGTTGTTGTTTCACCTGATGTTGGTGGTGTAAAAAGAGCGAGAGGACTTGCAAATTGGCTACATACGCCACTTGCGATAATTGATAAAAGACGTGCCAAAGCAAATGTTTCGGAAGTTATGCACATTATTGGAGATATAAAAGGGAAAAAAGCTATTTTAATTGATGACATGATTGATACAGCTGGAACAATATGTAATGCGGCACAGGCTCTAATTGACAAAGGAGCAACAGAAGTTTACGCATGTGCTACACACGCTGTATTCTCAGACCCTGCGATTGAAAGGTTAAAAAACTCAGCTTTTACAGAAGTTGTAGTAACTGACACAATCCAATTACCTGAAGACAGAAAATTTGATAAATTAAAAATTTTATCAACAAGTAAAATGTTTGCAGAAATAATAAAAAGAATTTCGAAAAATAGTCCAATAAGTGACTTATTTGAAATGCCAGTTGACGATGATAATGATGAATAAAATTGAAAATGCAGTACGTATTTTGAAAAATGGGGGGGTTGCCATATTTCCAACAGACACTGTTTATGGAATAGGCACTCTTCCCAAAAAAGAATACATGGAAAAAATTTATAAAATAAAAAAAAGGGATTTCTCAAAAAAAATAATCGCTTTAATCAGTGATAAAAATAAATTAGCAGAATTAATAAACGAAACTGATGAAAATATAAAAAAAATTGAAAATATCCTCAAAAAATATTGGCCGGGAGAGTTGACTGTTATCTTTCGCGCAAATCAGAATTTTACAAAACATTTTGATAAAAATATGGAAACAATTGGAATTCGTATTCCAAAAAATGAAACTACCCTTGAAATAATAAAAAAATCTGGAGGCGTTTTATTAACCACAAGTGCAAATATTTCAGGTGAAAATGCTGTCACTAAAGTAGAAAATCTAAGTCAAGAACTAATAAAAAATGTAGATATAATTATTTCAAATGAAAAAGTGAAACTAACAGGAAAACCTTCCACAATTGTGAAATATGAAGATGGAAAATTGACATTATTAAGAGAAGGAAATATTGCATTTGACGAAATAATCAATAATTTTAGATGATAATATTTAAGATTAAATTGACAAAAGTTAAATATTTGAGTAGAATAATTATAATTTTAATAAATTTTTATAAATATAAAAATAATAAATGGAAAGGAGTCTTTTATGGCAAAAATGGTAAATCCAAATACTGTTAGCAATATGGATTTAATAAATGCAAAATCACAAGCGAAAATGCAGCAGATTGTGCAGAAAGTTGGAAAAGGAAAAAGAAAAGTTAATGTTACGTTTTCTAAAATGTCAAGAAGTTATCTGACAAGAATGATCGAGGAAATGAGAAAAATGATGGGGCAATACGAAAAACAGCTTCCAAATGTATTTGCTTTTTTCAAATATTTAGAAAATGAAGTAAAAATAACAAAGGCAAATAAAAAAGAAAAAACTAAAAATGTAAAACTTTCTTACGAAGAAGTTGACTTTTTTAAATTGCAGCTAAAAGAAACATTAAAGGGGATTGACGCTCAACGTGCTACTTTAAAATGGTACAATTTGATAAAAAAAGCATTATTTAAAACATTGACAAAACAAACAGAAGTAGTGCTGGAAGAATTTAATTCTGGAAGTGTTAAAAAGAAATAAATAAAAGGTAAAAATATAAAAGCGGGAAGGAAAATTGAGGACAATGAATAAAAAAATAAACGAAAAAGTAAAACTTAAAGACTTTGCAGATAATAAAAACAGTATATTATCAAATGATACGGTTTCTTATCTAAATGAAATTGTAAAAGCTGGATTTAAGGAACGTGCCAGTGATATTCACATAAAATTTGATTTGCTTGAAGGAATGGAAATAAAGTATCGAGTTGATGGATACCTTATGGAAAGCCAAAACTTATATGAAACTGTGAATAAAAAAGTGCTGGAAAAAAATATCACCGAAATTATTGCCAGAATAAAAATTTTGGCAGGAATGAATGTTGCAGAGAAAAGAAAGCCACAAGATGGCAGCTTTTCTTTTTTATTTAATATAAAAAATCTTAATAAACGCTACGACATAAGAGCTGCCTACATGCCAACAATCGGTGGAGAAACTATGGTTTTACGTATTCTTGAAAATTATCTAGAAGATATAAATCTTGAAACACTTGGTTTTTCAAATCAAAGCATAGTAATGTTAAAAGAAATTTTAACTAGAAAATATGGAATGATTTTGGTGAGTGGTCCGACAGGATCTGGAAAATCCACAACTTTAAAATCTCTAATAACTATGTTAAATGACGGAAGAAAAAAAATCATAACTGTAGAAGATCCTGTTGAAAGTAAAATTGAAGGAATTGTTCAGATACAGGTAAATCAGAATATTGGAGTAACATTTGCTGAAGTTTTAAAAGCCACGTTAAGAAACGATCCTGATATTATAGTGATTTCAGAAATTCGTGATGAAGTTACTGCAGAAATTGCTGTAAGAGCTGCATTAACAGGACATCTTGTTATATCCACAATTCACACAAATGACGCTGTTTCCACATTAATCAGGCTAGTGGATATGGGTATTCCAAAATATTTGATATTAGATTCGTTAATTGGCGTGATTGGACAACGACTGGTTGGAAAAAAATGCCAGAAATGTATGGGAGAAGGTTGTAGTGAATGCTCCAATGGATACAGCGGCAGAATTTCGATAAATGAAGTACTTGTGCTGAATCAGGATGTGCGAAATATTTTAAAAGAAGACAACCATCTCGGTTCTGAAACTAAAAATAAACTGAAAATGCTGAATCAAAAATCTAAAAATCAAAAGCACTTTATTGATTTTATGGAAGATGCGAATGAAAAAATTGATAAAAATTTAATTTTTGAAAGGGAAAAAGCAAGTATTATTTTTTAACAAAAAATGCAAGGATTTTTATTTCCATTATCCTTGCACAAATTTGTTTTTTAGGAAATTAAGTTAATTATTTAGCTAATTTCCTTTTTTATTTACTTAAATTTTTTATTTCTATCACTTCTTATTAATTGCAATGTTAACACTAAAATATATAAATAAACTAAATATGGAATAGCCCCTATCTTATGTAACCCTATAAAAATTAATGCAAAAACAATAATTACAAGTGTCAGTAATATTCCTTTTCCAACTTGTTTTACCACTTCTTCCTTCACCTCGTAACCGAATACAACAGGACGGAACACTTTATTTATATATCTCGTAAACGGATTCAAAATTAACAATACATACGATAATGTTTCATTTTTTACTCCAAGCATTGACAGAAGCACAATCACAACACCCAGTATTATTCCATAATAAATCTTCCCGGCTGCAAATGATGGACTTGTCGGCATATCAGTTGCCATAAATATTCCTGTTAATAAAAGTCCTCCCATTGAAACAGAAATTCCATCTTTTAAAATCATTGTGGCTATAAATGATGTAGCAAATAAAGTTACAGGGATATGCCATGAAATACGGTTTTTTAATAATAAATACAGCCCTCCCAGAATTAATGCAAATGCAGAATATGACCCCAATGAACCTGAAGAAGTTAACAATAGTTCGTCTAAATAGCTCATAATAGGTGTTTTCTGAAAATTTACAAAGAAATTTATTTTTGATAATCTTAGTGCTTCTTGACTAAACCAAATAGTTCCAGAAGACATTGTTGCTGGAAAGAAAACTGTCATAAATTCACGTCCTACTACCGCTGGATTAAGTACATTTTTCCCAATCCCTCCATACATCAGTTTTCCAAAAATTATAGCCATGCTGGCTCCAAAAGCAACAACTGGTAATGAAGTTAACGGTGCCAAAGTCAAAGCCATCAAAATCCCTGTGATTACTGCTGATAAATCATGTGCAGAATCCTTGTCATTCAAAAATATTCTTGAAAACAATTTTTCAGTTATTACTGCTGAAAAAATAGAAGTTACTATTACTAATAAAGCTGTTAACCCATAAACAAGTCCAGCTGCAATTAAAGCAGGGAATAAAGATATAATAACATCTTTCATAACATCTCTCACTTCAACATCTGTTCGTACAAATGGATTAAATGACATTTTTTTCATTTCTCTTTTTTTAAAAAAGGTTCTTATTATTTTTCTTCGTTTAATTTTTTCATCTTGTTTCCCTAAATTTTTTTCATTTAAAATATTTGATTTTTCATATACTTTTGGTTTACTTAAATTTGTATTTTTTATTTTTTTTATATTTTTCTTTTCCTCATTTTCTGCTTTTTCATTTACTTCTTTTTTAATTGTTTCTCTTTTAGTTTTTTCATTTCGTGTTTTTTCCAGCTTTATTATTTTACCATTATTATGCAAATTTTGCTGATTAATATTCCTTTTTTTAGGCAAATTTTCGGTTTCTGAATGGTGAACTGTATCATCATTATCCAAAAGTCCATTTTTAATTTTTTTTCTTACATCTAGTATTTCTTCTAACAGCGTTTTTTCATCTGTCATTATTTATTCGCCTCCATTTCCGACAAAATTGCTTTTCCTGTTTTTATGCTTTCTATTAATGGAACTCTTGATGGACATACAAACTCACATGCTCCACATTCTATGCAATTTTGAATATTCGCTGTAACCATCTGTTCGTATTTCCCTTTTTCATAATAATCAGCAAATTCAAAAGGCATAAGATTCATAGGACAGGCTTCTACACAATATCCACACGAAATACAATTTTTCCTTTCAATTTCTTCTGGACTTAAAAATAGTATCCCAGAAGTCCCTTTAATCACAGGCACTCGAGAATCAAAAATTTCCATTCCCATCATAGGACCACCAAAAATAACCTTTTCTTCATTCCGAATATCCAATTCTTTTACAATATGATAAAGTGGAGTTCCAAATTTTATTTTATAATTTCCTATATTTCTTGCTTCTTCACCAGATACTGTAACAACTCTTTCTATAAGTGGTTTCCCTTCAAAAAATGCATCATAAATTGCCTTTACTGTACTTACATTACTTACAACTACACCTTGTTCTAATGGTAATTCACCTTTTCGTACTTTTTTACCTGTAACAGTATTTATTAGCTGCAATTCACTTCCTTGTGGATAAATCGTTGGCAACAACTGAATTTTTAAATCAAATTCTTCTTCTTTTCCTATTTTTTCAAAAATTTCAATCAGTTCGCTATTTTCCTCTTCTATTCCAATTATCATTTCTTTTGGATTTAGTAATTTTTGAATAACTTTCAATCCACGGAAAAGTTCACTTGTGTAATTTTTCATAACAGAATAATCAGAAGTCAAATATGGCTCGCATTCAGCTCCATTTATTATAAATGTTTCTACTTTTCTAAATTTTATATCATATTTTATATGAGTCGGAAACTGTGCTCCTCCAAGCCCCACTATTCCTGCCTCTTTTATTATCTTAAAAATTTCATCTTTTTTTATTAATTTTAAATCTCGAAGTTCCCTTTTTACAAGATTTTCTTCCTTATTTTTAAAATCATTTGCAATAATAATAGTTTTCACTTTATTTCCATTAGCAATAAAATGCTCAACAACGTCAACAACATCGCCTGAAACTGGTGAATGTATATTAGCAGATATATTACCTGAAATTTCACCTATTTTCTCATATTTTTTTACATAATCTCCAATTTCTACTACTGGAATGGAAGGGCTTCCTATATGTTGCGAAAGTGGCACATATAAAAGAGCAGCATCTTTAAGTTCCTTTAATTCGGTGTTTTTTGTCATTGGTTTCATCGGATGATGTTTTTTTATAGTTTTTTTCTTTTTTTCTTCTGTTTCTTCAACATTTTTGTTTAAAAGAATATTGATTATCCTCTTTATACTTCTATTTCTAGCCATTTCTCTCTCCAATTTATTTTTTAACTTTTTAAATTATATTTCAATTCTTTAATAAAAGACATACTCTAAATTTAACAATCCTTGACTTTTACTAAAAAATTCAAATTTTAATTATTTTTTTACCTAAATTAATCAACATAAATACTAAGCGGAAAACAAGGGGATTCGATTATTTCATCCCCCTTGTTCTTGATTATTTACTATAATCCTAATTACTTTCTATCATAAGTTCGTCTATTAAATCCTTCACATGGACAATTTCCTTTAATCTCCATCCGTTAGCTCCCGAGAAGAACAATCCACTTTGAAGCCTACCTAAATAGGCATCTCCTAAGCTATCTGCAATACAGTATCCCACTCTATTTGCACCTTTTCCACGTTCACATGGGAATACACAGTTGCTTATACATTTTATTTTTTTTGTATTAGGCTCTAATGTTTGAACTAAGTTCGTTTTTACAGCACGTCCTGGATAGCCAACTGGCGAACTTACAATTACTATGTCCTCTTCTTTTGCATCGAGCAAAACCTGTTTTAGAACATCGCTTGCATCACATTCGTAAGTACCGATAAATCTTGTACCCATTTGAACGGCATCAGCTCCAAGTGCCATAATATTTTTTATATCATTATTGTCCCATATTCCACCTGCCGCTATAATAGGAAAATCTCCCCATTTATCACGTTCCTCCTTAATCGGCGGCAAAATCGCTTCCAGCTGATGTTCAGGAGCAAATAATTCTTCATATTTTGCACCTTGATGTCCTCCACTTTTCGGTCCTTCCACAATTACTGCTCCCGGCATTCTCCCAGCAGCTTTCCATTTTTTGCAGATTATTTTCAAAGCTCTGGCTGATGAAACTATCGGCACGATTTCCACATCCGGATAATCCTTTACAAGCCTTGGAAGTTCCAATGGAAGCCCTGCTCCTGTAACAATAATATTTGCCCCAGCCTCAAGAGCATCCTTTACCACTCTCTCATAATCATTTATTGCATGAAGAATATTGCACGCAAGCGGTTTATCTCCACAAATTTTTCTTGCATTTTTAAATATTTCAAAAAGTGCTTCACGATTATATGCATTTTCTGTCCCAAGAGGACGACCATTTACGGCTTTTTTCACAAATCTCATATTTTGGTAGTATCCAGTACAAATAGCACTTATTGTTCCAAGGCATCCATTTTTAGCTACATTTCCAGCAAGCTGATCCCAGCTGATCCCAACACCCATTCCACCTTGAACTATCGGCTTTTCAATAAAATATTTCCCAATTTTTATTCCTTTTAATTCGATTTTTTTATTTTCATTTAAAATTTCAGAATTTTCTTCTTTAATTTCCGTTACTTCGTTCACTTTGATTTCCTCCAATTTTATAATTTTCTAAATTATTAACATTGATTATTTTTAAAAATTATATGGTGGAGCCCTACTAATCTTCTTTTTTTCACTTACTGAAGTGTAATTTAAAATTACATTACAAAAATGCAGTTTAGGCAAAATATATATTAATTTCGTTATTTTTTCAATTATTTTTTTTCTAATATCATTTTCAATAAAATTTATATACCCATTGGCACAAAGCCGTTCAAAATTTTCTACCAGCCTTTTTAAATCAACATTTTCCAAAAACGATAAATCAATCCCTGAATTTGAAATATGTTTATCCAGCATTTTCAAAAATTCATCACTTTTATTTATCACAATTTTTTTATTTTTCTCATATAATAATGCAACGTTTTCAATATTTAAAAAATTTATTTTAGAAAAAGTTGCCAAATAATCTTTTTTTGTAACCTGTTCAAAAAACTGTGTAACAACTGTTTGCACAACTTTAGATAACTTTTTCAACCGAAATTTTTCAAACATAAAACCTCCTTTATTGCTTGTGATAAATCCTGTAAAACCAAACCCAAAAATTGTATCTATTTAATTTAAACTAGCTTGATTTTTTTATATTTTAATATGTATTCAAAAAACTTATAACACACGTTATTTTTTAATTATATAATGTTTTTGGACTTTTTACAATTAAATATTTTTATTTTGATAATCAAAATATTTTTTGAAAAATTTTTTCCTAATTTTTATTTCTTCCCCTCTCTTCTTCTTTTTTTCTTAGTTAATCCAATTCTTCTTGTTAAATTTTTTATATATCTTATATAAGTCTCCGATTTTTAACCAAATTAACTGTTAAAATAAAAAATATGAAATTTTTTTGAAATAAAAAAGGATTAAAACAAATATTTATTAGTGATAACTCACTTTACAACTCTAAATTGAAAAAAATAAAATTGCAGAAATTAACTAAAATTGATATAATAATAGAAAATATAAATTTAAAATATAGAGGTGAAGTTATATGAATAATATCATCAATTATGCTGGAGAAGACTTTGAAAATGAAATAATTTCGCATACTGGACTTACACTTGTCGATTTTTATGCTATCTGGTGTGGACCTTGCCAAATGCTTGAAAAGGTTCTCTCTGAAGTGGCTAATAATTCCGAGTGCAGGATTGCCAGAGTTGATGTTGATGATTATCCTGAGTTTGGAACTAAATTTAAGATAAGAGGACTTCCTATGCTTATTCTTTTTAAGGATGGAGAAATTGTAGAAACATTAAATGGGTTTCAAACTTTTGATGAAATCATGAAAAAAATTAATTTGCATAGTTAATTTAATAATTTTAAAATTTTCTTACATACAAAAATAGAAATTTTAGAAAGAAAGGATGTTTTTATGAAAACAATTTTGGTTCCAGGAGGAGCAGGATATATCGGCTCTCACACGGTTTTAGACTTGATAAAGAAAGGATTTCATCCTATTATAGTTGATGATTTTAGCAATTCAAGCAAAAAGGTTATTTCAATTTTAGAAGAACTTTCTGGAACAAAAATATCTTTTTATGAACTTGATATAAAAAATAAGGAAGGCTTGAGAAAAATATTTAATGAAAACAAAATTGATGCTGTAATTAATTTTGCTGGATTTAAGGCTGTTGGAGAATCTGTGGAAAAACCACTTATGTACTATGAAAATAATTTATTTGGTATGGTTACTTTACTTGAAGTAATGAAAGAATTTGATGTAAAAAATATTGTATTCAGTTCTTCGGCTACGGTTTACGGAACTTCTGATAAAGTCCCTTTCGTAGAAACTGATCCAATGGGAGAAGCTACAAATCCTTATGGACGTACAAAAGTAATTATCGAGAATATTTTAATGGATTTAGCAAAATCTGACAAGACTTGGAACATTATTGCACTTAGATACTTTAATCCATTAGGTGCCCATGAAAGTGGAAGAATTGGAGAAGATCCAAATGGAATTCCAAATAATCTTTCCCCTTACATAACTCAAGTTGCAGTAGGAAAACTCGATAAATTACATATTTTTGGAAACGATTATGACACTCTAGACGGAACTTGTATAAGAGATTTCATTCATGTAAATGATTTGGCGGCAGGACATTCAGCAGCATTAAATTATTTATTTAATAATGAAAATCTTGGTTTTGATGCAATAAATTTAGGAAGTGAAAAAGGGTACAGCGTTCTTGAAATCCTACATAATTTTGAAAAAGCTGTTGGAAAAGAAATTCCTTATGTAATTGATGGACGAAGAGCAGGAGATATTGCTGTTTGTTATGCTGATGCCTCAAAAGCCAAAAAATTATTAAACTGGGAAGCAAAATACACTATCGAGGATATGTGCAGAGATTCTTGGAACTGGCAGAAAAAAAATCCAAATGGATTTGAAGATTAATTTTTTTACGGAGGTGTTATGAAAAAATTTTTTTTGTTAATTTTTACATTTATTTTTATTTTTAGCTGTAATAATGGTTCTAATTTAAAAGAAACGCAATCTGATAAAATGACTGAAGAAGAAAAAATAAAATTTGAAAAATTTCAAAATATGCCGTTAAATGAATTAAGAACTTTAAGTTCATTAAAAGATGTTAGGCAATTTGAAGATCTATTTTTTGAATATGAATTAAGATATGACATGTATTTTAGGATAAAAAAAGGGAAAAAAGAAGAATTTTTTATTCCTTCAGAAATAAACATACGGGAATTTGTAGCAAAATATCCAGTAAATCCAATAGAAAAAGAATATTTAAAAACAAAAAAATATTTCAAAAATATGATTCAAAATAATAGTGTTTTAAAAGATTTTGAAAAACCATTAAATGAATATTTTGAATATGCTGAAAAGAAAATTTCAAAAATGAAAGAAATTGAGAATTATTATAAAAATAACGAATATAAGAAAGATAATTTTCAAAAAGGCAGAATTTTAGATAAAGAATACGAAGAAATCCGTATATCATACGATTCTTATGACATTGAATCAAAATTTCAAAATTTAGAGTCCTTATCAGCAAAATATTTACTAAATAATTTAAAAAATAACGGACAAACTGCCGCATATAATATTTTCCGAATAAAATTCATTATTTCTCTAATTAATAAAAAACTTTATGATGATGAGTTTGCAGATGAAAAAAATGATAACTTAATAAATCAACTGGAAATACTAGGAAAAGATTTTAAATTAGCAGTATCTCAAGCCGAGAAAATAAAAGATTCAGAAATTAAAGATGAAAATATGGATATTGATAAATATAAAAGTTATGTAAAAGAAGCAAAAAAATCCATAAAAAATTTTTATAAAGGATTAAAAAACTTAAAAAATAGCAATCCAAATTCAGAGGAGGATGAATTTATTATTTTTGAAGATGAAAAATATAATAATTTACAGTTTTATAAAGATAATGAGGAAAATGAGAAAATGAAAATATTTTATCAATAGTAAATTAAAAAATATTATACTCTTTACCATTTTTTTTAATACATTTTTGTAACAAATGTTTGACATCTATACAAAAAGCAAAAAGAACATATTCCAGTCCTACTAGACATTATAGAGATAACATTATGTTAAGTGGCACAACAGTATCGTTAGATTTTGGGTATGCTCTTAAACATGAATAATAACAAATTTTGAAAGGAAAAAAATAAAAATGAACAACTTTGAAGAAAAATTAAATAAATATGCAGAAGTAATTGTAAAAATTGGAGCAAATGTACAAAAAGGACAAAAAGTTTGGGTAAACTGTACAACTGATGCTTTGCCATTAGTTTACAAGGTTACAGAATTAGCTTATCAAGCGGGAGCAAGTGATGTTCACGTAAAATTGACAGATGATAAATTATCAAGACTTCATGCTGAATATCAATCGAAAGAAGTCTATTCACACATCCCACAATGGGCAATTGACGAAAGAAATGATTATCTTGACAATAATGTCGTATTTATCCACATTTTAAGCAGTTCTCCAAATTTATTTGCTGGAATTGATGCTGAAAAACTGGGAGCATTGACAAAAAATGCAGGAGAAGCCTATAAACATTACCGAACTTGCATTATGACAGATGTAAATTCTTGGACAATTGCAAGCTATCCTTCGGCAGATTGGGCAAGACTTGTATTCCCAGATGAAGCAAATACTGACATTGCACAGGAAAAACTGCTTGATGCAATATTAAAGACTGTAAGAGTTGATAAAACTGATCCAGTTAAGGCTTGGGAAGAACATAGACAAAATTTGACTGAAAAAGCTGAATTTTTAAACAATAAAAACTTTGTAGCACTTCATTATACTTCAAAAGGTACTGACTTGACAGTAGGACTTCCTAAAAATCACATTTGGGTAGCGGCTGGAAGTAAAAATGCGAAAGGGGCGGATTTCTTGCCAAATATGCCGACAGAAGAAGTATTTACAGCTGGAGATAGAGACCGTGTAGATGGTTATGTTTCAAATAAAAAACCGCTTTCTTATCAAGGAAATATCATCGATAACTTTAAATTGACTTTTAAGGATGGAAAAGTTGTGGATTTTGAAGCGGAGCAAGGATATGAGATTTTGAAGCAGCTGCTTGATACTGATGAAGGTTCGAGAAGAATTGGAGAAGTTGCCCTTGTGCCAAATGATTCCCCTATTTCTAACTCTGGGCTTCTTTATTACCAGACATTGTTTGATGAAAACGCCTCAAACCATCTGGCATTGGGTGCTGCATATCCAACTACCCTAAAAGATGGTACAAAAATGACTGAAGAGGAACTAGAAAAAGCTCACATTAATCAGTCTATTTCCCACGTTGACTTTATGATTGGTGATGCGGAAATGGATATTGATGGAATTTTGGAAGATGGGACAAGAGTTCCTGTATTTAGAAAAGGAAATTGGGCATTTTAGAAATAATTTAAAATTAATGAAATTAACTGTCTTAAATTAAGGCAGTTTTTTAATTAAAAAAATAAGTAAAAAAGAAAAACAGTAAAACTTTTTGATTTACTGTTTAACAAATTTCTATCGCATTCTTTTCATGTTAAGCTACTTTACAATTTTAAATAATTTATAACAATCATAAAAATAATAATTATAAAAAAGAAAAACAATACTTTTTTAGTAATATTTATAAAAAACTTCAATAAAAAAAACAATATAATTATTCCTATTATTATTTTCAATTCCATTTTCGACTCCCCTTTTTATAAAATTAATCTTTTTATTTCTTTATTACATCTATTATTTCTGGCAT
Coding sequences within it:
- a CDS encoding ribose-phosphate diphosphokinase, with product MITLTKEDKSRIKIFAGSSSEVLAQKIVKYLDMDLSSAEIVRFADGETFAKSNESVRGCKVFIIQSTSKPVNESIMELLVFIDAIKRSSAREIIAIIPYYGYARQDRKASPREPITSKLVANLLTVAGATRVITMDLHARQIQGFFDIPVDHMEALPILAKHFIKYGFHPEDTVVVSPDVGGVKRARGLANWLHTPLAIIDKRRAKANVSEVMHIIGDIKGKKAILIDDMIDTAGTICNAAQALIDKGATEVYACATHAVFSDPAIERLKNSAFTEVVVTDTIQLPEDRKFDKLKILSTSKMFAEIIKRISKNSPISDLFEMPVDDDNDE
- a CDS encoding L-threonylcarbamoyladenylate synthase gives rise to the protein MNKIENAVRILKNGGVAIFPTDTVYGIGTLPKKEYMEKIYKIKKRDFSKKIIALISDKNKLAELINETDENIKKIENILKKYWPGELTVIFRANQNFTKHFDKNMETIGIRIPKNETTLEIIKKSGGVLLTTSANISGENAVTKVENLSQELIKNVDIIISNEKVKLTGKPSTIVKYEDGKLTLLREGNIAFDEIINNFR
- a CDS encoding GspE/PulE family protein, producing the protein MNKKINEKVKLKDFADNKNSILSNDTVSYLNEIVKAGFKERASDIHIKFDLLEGMEIKYRVDGYLMESQNLYETVNKKVLEKNITEIIARIKILAGMNVAEKRKPQDGSFSFLFNIKNLNKRYDIRAAYMPTIGGETMVLRILENYLEDINLETLGFSNQSIVMLKEILTRKYGMILVSGPTGSGKSTTLKSLITMLNDGRKKIITVEDPVESKIEGIVQIQVNQNIGVTFAEVLKATLRNDPDIIVISEIRDEVTAEIAVRAALTGHLVISTIHTNDAVSTLIRLVDMGIPKYLILDSLIGVIGQRLVGKKCQKCMGEGCSECSNGYSGRISINEVLVLNQDVRNILKEDNHLGSETKNKLKMLNQKSKNQKHFIDFMEDANEKIDKNLIFEREKASIIF
- a CDS encoding RnfABCDGE type electron transport complex subunit D — encoded protein: MTDEKTLLEEILDVRKKIKNGLLDNDDTVHHSETENLPKKRNINQQNLHNNGKIIKLEKTRNEKTKRETIKKEVNEKAENEEKKNIKKIKNTNLSKPKVYEKSNILNEKNLGKQDEKIKRRKIIRTFFKKREMKKMSFNPFVRTDVEVRDVMKDVIISLFPALIAAGLVYGLTALLVIVTSIFSAVITEKLFSRIFLNDKDSAHDLSAVITGILMALTLAPLTSLPVVAFGASMAIIFGKLMYGGIGKNVLNPAVVGREFMTVFFPATMSSGTIWFSQEALRLSKINFFVNFQKTPIMSYLDELLLTSSGSLGSYSAFALILGGLYLLLKNRISWHIPVTLFATSFIATMILKDGISVSMGGLLLTGIFMATDMPTSPSFAAGKIYYGIILGVVIVLLSMLGVKNETLSYVLLILNPFTRYINKVFRPVVFGYEVKEEVVKQVGKGILLTLVIIVFALIFIGLHKIGAIPYLVYLYILVLTLQLIRSDRNKKFK
- the rsxC gene encoding electron transport complex subunit RsxC translates to MARNRSIKRIINILLNKNVEETEEKKKKTIKKHHPMKPMTKNTELKELKDAALLYVPLSQHIGSPSIPVVEIGDYVKKYEKIGEISGNISANIHSPVSGDVVDVVEHFIANGNKVKTIIIANDFKNKEENLVKRELRDLKLIKKDEIFKIIKEAGIVGLGGAQFPTHIKYDIKFRKVETFIINGAECEPYLTSDYSVMKNYTSELFRGLKVIQKLLNPKEMIIGIEEENSELIEIFEKIGKEEEFDLKIQLLPTIYPQGSELQLINTVTGKKVRKGELPLEQGVVVSNVSTVKAIYDAFFEGKPLIERVVTVSGEEARNIGNYKIKFGTPLYHIVKELDIRNEEKVIFGGPMMGMEIFDSRVPVIKGTSGILFLSPEEIERKNCISCGYCVEACPMNLMPFEFADYYEKGKYEQMVTANIQNCIECGACEFVCPSRVPLIESIKTGKAILSEMEANK
- a CDS encoding nitronate monooxygenase, which encodes MELKGIKIGKYFIEKPIVQGGMGVGISWDQLAGNVAKNGCLGTISAICTGYYQNMRFVKKAVNGRPLGTENAYNREALFEIFKNARKICGDKPLACNILHAINDYERVVKDALEAGANIIVTGAGLPLELPRLVKDYPDVEIVPIVSSARALKIICKKWKAAGRMPGAVIVEGPKSGGHQGAKYEELFAPEHQLEAILPPIKEERDKWGDFPIIAAGGIWDNNDIKNIMALGADAVQMGTRFIGTYECDASDVLKQVLLDAKEEDIVIVSSPVGYPGRAVKTNLVQTLEPNTKKIKCISNCVFPCERGKGANRVGYCIADSLGDAYLGRLQSGLFFSGANGWRLKEIVHVKDLIDELMIESN
- a CDS encoding thioredoxin family protein: MNNIINYAGEDFENEIISHTGLTLVDFYAIWCGPCQMLEKVLSEVANNSECRIARVDVDDYPEFGTKFKIRGLPMLILFKDGEIVETLNGFQTFDEIMKKINLHS
- the galE gene encoding UDP-glucose 4-epimerase GalE, with product MKTILVPGGAGYIGSHTVLDLIKKGFHPIIVDDFSNSSKKVISILEELSGTKISFYELDIKNKEGLRKIFNENKIDAVINFAGFKAVGESVEKPLMYYENNLFGMVTLLEVMKEFDVKNIVFSSSATVYGTSDKVPFVETDPMGEATNPYGRTKVIIENILMDLAKSDKTWNIIALRYFNPLGAHESGRIGEDPNGIPNNLSPYITQVAVGKLDKLHIFGNDYDTLDGTCIRDFIHVNDLAAGHSAALNYLFNNENLGFDAINLGSEKGYSVLEILHNFEKAVGKEIPYVIDGRRAGDIAVCYADASKAKKLLNWEAKYTIEDMCRDSWNWQKKNPNGFED
- a CDS encoding DUF3829 domain-containing protein, which encodes MKKFFLLIFTFIFIFSCNNGSNLKETQSDKMTEEEKIKFEKFQNMPLNELRTLSSLKDVRQFEDLFFEYELRYDMYFRIKKGKKEEFFIPSEINIREFVAKYPVNPIEKEYLKTKKYFKNMIQNNSVLKDFEKPLNEYFEYAEKKISKMKEIENYYKNNEYKKDNFQKGRILDKEYEEIRISYDSYDIESKFQNLESLSAKYLLNNLKNNGQTAAYNIFRIKFIISLINKKLYDDEFADEKNDNLINQLEILGKDFKLAVSQAEKIKDSEIKDENMDIDKYKSYVKEAKKSIKNFYKGLKNLKNSNPNSEEDEFIIFEDEKYNNLQFYKDNEENEKMKIFYQ